In Bactrocera oleae isolate idBacOlea1 chromosome 5, idBacOlea1, whole genome shotgun sequence, a genomic segment contains:
- the LOC118683614 gene encoding uncharacterized protein produces the protein MYQNVNKQNEITKTKNRREPGSPGKKPEGASCSHKRAAFGASSTNTKRTGPKLGPEDKASTSKGAEAKAGPQKVVAPEAARTKPCGQNTAKKQGKGGNAKGAAAESASAREWPAFSIQDPSKAKYAERRRAAYLLRLVELKPPTKEELTQELQASIDCARAVIPNFKLEPPIKMIACDDERSVALYKVAIAKVGEVYPGAKLVAVDKKDIPSRSRARVWIPATPSQPDQIMHFIRACNPSLPTEGWKYVKTFEDSVAESAVETKRATMQFLLLLTEESIEPLAKSGGEINYGFTKVRITPYKSDADAADHLVSGNEICEVEEDPMESSSDAESMEQASILRKSF, from the exons ATGTACCAAaacgtaaataaacaaaacgaaataacgaaaacaaaaaatcggagaGAGCCCGGATCTCCAGGAAAAAAGCCGGAGGGAGCgagttgctcccataaaagagcagcgtttggagcGAGCTCAACAAACACGAAGAGGACAGGACCGAAGCTTGGTCCAGAAGACAAGGCAAGCACTAGTAaaggggcagaagctaaagctggcccaCAGAAAGTGGTAGCGCCGGAGGCAGCCAGAACCAAACCCTGCGGCCAAAACACGGCTAAGAAGCAGGGGAAGGGAGGAAatgccaaaggggctgctgcCGAAAGTGCATCTGCCAGGGAGTGGCCTGCATTTAGCATTCAGGACCCGTCAAAGGCAAAATATGCggagagacgacgcgccgcatacTTACTAAGATTGGTAGAGTTAAAGCCGCCAACGAAAGAGGAGCTAACGCAGGAGCTCCAAGCATCGATTGACTGCGCGAGAGCAGTCATACCCAACTTCAAGTTGGAGCCGCCG ATCAAAATGATTGCTTGCgatgacgagagatcggtcgctctatacaaagttgctatagccaaggtgggAGAAGTATACCCCGGGGCAAAATTGGTAGCAGTGGACAAGAAGGACATACCATCCAGAtcaagggcaagggtatggattccggctacaccatcacagccggaccAAATTATGCAtttcataagagcctgcaacccgagccTACCCACGGAAGGGTGGAAGTATGTCAAGACATTTGAGGACAGCGTAGCAGAATCTGccgtggagaccaaaagggccacgatgcagtttctgctgttattaacggaagaatccatcgaaccgctggcgaaaagtggcggggagataaattacGGGTTCACGAAAGTAAGGATAACGCCttacaagtcggacgccgatgctgcagaccatctggTATCGGGGAACGAGAtatgcgaagtagaggaagatcctatggagtcctcgagcgacgcggAAAGTATggagcaag CTTCTATACTGAGgaagagcttttaa